Genomic DNA from Theobroma cacao cultivar B97-61/B2 chromosome 3, Criollo_cocoa_genome_V2, whole genome shotgun sequence:
TCCTGGAATTTTGAATGCTTTAATTTGACTTCAAAGTCAAATTTGCCAATGCCAAAAGGGGAGAAAGAAAGGCTTGATAATTATGATTTCatcttcatcattaaacacgCTCAATATCTACATAGGAACTCTCTTGTCCTGGCCGCATGACTTTGAAAATTTGCTAGTagaattttcaattattagtTCTTGGAACTTATTTAAttcattataaattttaactttAGAAGCGTCTATATTACTCTAAAACATGCTTTGGGCTCGTAATTGAATACAAAATTGCTGCTAGATGCAGCTATCGCTTgcataactctataaatacaCCATCTACGACATAGACCCCGCTATATATCTCCATCCTTCTTTTCTAGTAAGCGTTTAAACTTCTTCTCGTTCATCCTCAATCTAAAAAGACAAATccttaaaacaaaattctagtgaaaatttcggtatGATGTCGGAAGATCGAACTACTTCTCGTCGAAAGAGAAACATCAAATGCTTGGCATATATAGTTGCCGGGGTCATAGCACAGACCATAATTATATTGCTTTTTGTGATGCTGGTCATGCGTATCCGAAACCCTAAGGTCCGTTTGGGAGGGGTCACGGTAGAAAATCTCAATCTCAATTCCTCATCTTCCTCACCTTCCTTTAGCATGAACCTTAATGCTCAGGTTACTGTCAAGAACACCAACTTCGGTCACTTCAAATTCCAAAACAGCACTTTAACGATTTCTTACAGGGGTACCCCTGTTGGCGAGGCTACTATCGTTAAGGCTCGTGCCAGGGCTCGATCAACCAAGAAGCTGAATGTGACAGTGTCGGTGAGTTCGGACAAGATGTCTAGAAATTCAGCCCTGAGTTCTGACGTCGGTTCTGGGACCATAAATTTGAGCAGCCATGCCAAGCTGGATGGAAAGATACATTTGTTCAAggtcttcaagaaaaagaaatcagCCGAAATGAATTGCACTATGGAAGTAACCACCTCGTCGAAACAAATCCAGAATTTGATGTGCCAATGAGATGCAAATGGCAACCTTCATGTGTTCTGTTTAATTTTCTGCTCAAATTAATGGTTTTGGACTTGTCATTgatttcttatatatatatggagcGATATTATAAGATATAAAGAAcgcctttttctctttaatctcatattcttaattttgtaGTTTGTAGATTTGTTTACTTACATACTTGGATGACTTATGAGTCgcatttttctccttttgttgGCTTTCTTCGCTTCAAGGTTAGTCGTTCTGTGTTTCTTCGAGGAAAACTTGTATACATTTCAAGCTGTTTACTACAATTTCCACAGCTTTTAACCTTTATAGGTTATTAAATTCTGTTATTAAGTGTTTCACGGATGCTTTGTTGTTTTGGTCGTGATGAACTGACGGGGGGCTTCTTGATTCTCTAGGTGGTGCCTAAGCTTCGTGATCAAGGGGTTCCCCTTGACATATATTGGACTGATGAGTTTGCCTGTGAGCTGTGTTCGTGGTAGCGGTTTGCTGTTGAGGCGGTTGCGGGCTGGCTGGTTTCTTTTTTGATCCCTTCTTGGTTCGGGATGCTGGATGTGTTTCTCTTGACCTGCTCTGCTCCTGGTTGGACTGCTGGGAACAGGCTGCTGCTTTGTGATTTGGGGCAATGTTTCCTTCGTGCTCCACCTTTTCTGATTAGGATACTTGTTGTCTTCATTGTTCATCTGTTTCGCCCACTGTGTAAATGTTGTCAGGGGTAAATTTGCATTTCTATCTACTGTTAAAGGCTCGCTGCGCAGCCTTTTATGCTTATGTACAGGGGTAATACCCTCTTTAAAACTCGCTTGTTATGCCAAGAGGAATCTTACACTGGTTTGATGCAAGACTTCTGGTGGCATTCAAACTCGATTATCTAATAAATTCacctttaaaagaaaaaaaaaaaaaacaagttgCGAGTTGCCTTTGAGAAAGACAAAGCTCTAAATTGTTTTAGGTAAAGGTGCAGGTGAAATAGTTAGTATAGAGCAGGAAAAAATTAGTGGCGCCACATGCAGAAATTATATCTTCTGGCCATCATTGAAAGATGTCAAAGTCAAGTAACAAGGCCCAAGTTCGAGTGGCCGAGGAACCGCTTTGTGGTCTATAATGATGCACGATTTATTTACtcaaaaaatgatgaaacctGACCCACATGTTATTTCCCATCTGACTACTCACATATggggtttgtgatttgtttaCAGATAATATAAAATACTTCTGATGATTCTCtttggaaaaattaaaaataacaacAACATTTACATATATGTGAGGATTGCAGACTAAAAACATATTGTTAAAGTAAATATTACATGTGGAGAAGGGGGAACCCGGTTGTTTTGACCAAATATCATCAGTTCCAGTTCCAACCCCAGCATCTAGATACACAGGTCCTCCGATGTTTCCAGCACCGCCCTCGAAAAGATCAAATTTCATGTCCTCGGATGGTTTCCAATGCTGCTTCCTCTGGTTGATGAATCaatttttgattttcttctgATTTAGTC
This window encodes:
- the LOC18605659 gene encoding late embryogenesis abundant protein At1g64065; its protein translation is MSEDRTTSRRKRNIKCLAYIVAGVIAQTIIILLFVMLVMRIRNPKVRLGGVTVENLNLNSSSSSPSFSMNLNAQVTVKNTNFGHFKFQNSTLTISYRGTPVGEATIVKARARARSTKKLNVTVSVSSDKMSRNSALSSDVGSGTINLSSHAKLDGKIHLFKVFKKKKSAEMNCTMEVTTSSKQIQNLMCQ